The following coding sequences lie in one Catharus ustulatus isolate bCatUst1 chromosome 5, bCatUst1.pri.v2, whole genome shotgun sequence genomic window:
- the PCM1 gene encoding pericentriolar material 1 protein isoform X20, with the protein MATGGGPFEEHMNDQDLPSWSNESLDDRLNNTDWGGQQKKANRSSEKNKKKLSGEGETRLTNDISPESSPGMERRKTRTSHSFPHARYMTQMSVPEQAELERLKQRINFSDLDQRSIGSDSQGRATAANNKRQLNENKKPFNFLSLQINTNKSKDPASGSQKKESGVSAQCKELFGAALSKDFLQNCQVSAQEDATGEQAMDSSQIVSRLVQIRDYIAKASSMRDDLVEKNERSANVERLSHLIDDLKEQEKSYLKFLQKMLARDPQHEAKEELENLKKQHDLLERMLQQQEQLKALQGRQAALLALQHKAEQAIAVLDDSVVTETTGSVSGVSLTSELNEELNDLIQRFHNQLHDSQTQSVPDNRRQAESLSLTREISQSRNSSMSEHQSDEKAQLFNKMRMLQGKKQKMDKLLGELHTLRDQHLNNSSCSPQRSVDQRSTTSAASGPVGIVTVVNGESNSLASAPYPDSLVSQNESEEDENLNPTEKLQKLNEVRKRLNELRELVHYYEQTSDMMTDAVNENTKEEEETEESETDSEHEDPQPATNIRNPQGISGWSEINSNSNVQCGTNNRDGRHLNTDCEINNRSAANIRTLKMSSALDCHNRENDKHFDLPQGEDDEVEEDRVSEDSLSSHRSSLGDVAGDAEFEQKINRLIAAKQKLRQLQNLAAMVQDDDPEPQGTIANASNIGDLLGEMDEAKQQPNNVRASSNKLKKDVRLNEKAREKFYEAKLQQQQRELKQLQEERRKLIEIQEKIQVLQKACPDLQLAADLGNCPANRQTSQVTSTPAMNECNTADKPLFDCGESVPVGNELWSEMRRHEILREELRQRRKQLEALMAEDQRRRELAETISTVAASVKSEGSEAQCTPQQSRTEKTMATWGGSTQCALEEENGGEDGYLSDGVGQAEEEEEDASSLNDSFSVYPNNNIPENAYFVKGNRDRWKNCRPLSADGNYRPVSKTRQQQNISMRRQENFRWMSELSYVEEKERWQEQINQLKKQHEFSVSICQTLMQDQQTLSCLLQTLLTGPYGMMSNNVASSQIHLIMHQLNQCYTQLTWQQNNVQRLKQMLSDLMQQQEQQCQEKPSRKERGSSAPPPPSPVFCPFSFSPQPVNLFSVPGFTNFSSFAPGINYNPVFPSGFGDFAHNISPRSSEQQEQQHPLDHNTSGKTEYMAFPKPFESSSSNGAEKQRNHRQPEEEMENISTWLNDSQEIKKDDQSQLNAGFAVPVQNVASGHKNQCDTNRRREFDEESLESFSSMPDPIDPTTVTKTFRSRKASAQASLASKDKTPRSKNKRKSSSQLKGRSKNTGYESASASSVCEPCKSNKIRHTDDVVHAKVFSKRNQEQLEKIIKYSRSTEMSSAHARRILQQSNRNACIEAPETGSDLSMFEALRDTIYSEVATLISQNESRPHFLIELFHELQLLNTDYLRQRALYALQDIVTRHLSEKNEKGKCAKSLNSATWVASNSELTPSESLASTDDETFGKNIAEACQDCEQPDADNGSIMSTSSNFEPFATDDLGNTVIHLDKALSWMRDYERMKVEPESTLDSEGCSSNFQGASTAKLEGPGTGECQSVPQSGDVSAVPCPRIDTQQLDRQIKAIMKEVIPFLKEHMDEVCSSQLLTSVRRMVLTLTQQNDESKEFVKFFHKQLGSILQDSLAKFAGRKLKDCGEDLLVEISEVLFNELAFFKLMQDLDNNSISVKQRCKRKIETTEGMQSYVKEAKKGLQVDVCSSVEDVDEDKDKDETETAKQAPDSEVRAGNGVPESIRSDASDQEEDEESERGPVAISLSKAETQALTNYGSGEDENEDEEIEFEEGPVDVQTSLQASSETTENEQTSNQELSKAKSSEILSSEQESVNVKGGQDVAAVVPHYLSVIENTPALTVNTSESFITATVKTEGSSSSLAVNETPTQDTTCAENKSGASSESSMAGSPDTESPVLVNEYEPGSGNVSQKSDEDDFVKVEDLPLKLAVYSEAELMKKMKTEAQTKSLSDELLGGSGAQDQELAGDGQTLKEPETFGAQNA; encoded by the exons ATGGCAACAGGAGGTGGTCCCTTTGAAGAACACATGAATGATCAGGACTTGCCCAGCTGGAGCAATGAGAGCCTTGACGACCGGCTGAACAACACG GACTGGGGAGGTcaacagaagaaagcaaacagatcttcagaaaaaaacaagaaaaagcttAGTGGTGAAGGTGAAACAAGACTTACTAACGACATATCTCCAGAATCTTCACCTGGAATGGAACGAAGGAAGACCAGAACTTCTCATAGCTTTCCTCATGCTCGATACATGACTCAGATGTCTGTTCCAGAGCAGGCTGAACTAGAAAGGCTTAAACAAAGAATAAACTTCAGTGATCTGGATCAG AGAAGCATTGGAAGTGATTCTCAAGGCCGGGCAACGGCTGCTAATAACAAACGTCAacttaatgaaaacaaaaaaccattCAACTTCCTGTCACTGCAGATTAACACTAACAAAAGCAAAGATCCTGCCTCAGGTTCCCAAAAGAAGGAAAGTGGAGTATCAGCGCAATGTAAAGAGTTGTTTGGAGCTGCTCTAAGCAAGGATTTCTTGCAAAATTGTCAAGTGTCTGCTCAAGAAGATGCAACAGGAGAACAAGCGATGGATAGTAGCCAG ATTGTGAGCAGACTAGTTCAGATTCGTGACTATATTGCTAAGGCCAGCTCCATGCGGGATGATCTTgtagagaaaaatgaaagatcGGCCAATGTTGAGCGTTTATCACACCTTATAGATGACCTTAAAGAGCAGGAGAAATCCTATCTGAAATTTTTGCAAAAGATGCTT GCCAGAGATCCTCAGCACGAAGCTAAAGAGGAGTTGGAGAACTTGAAAAAACAGCATGATTTATTGGAAAGGATGCTACAACAGCAGGAGCAATTAAAGGCTCTTCAAGGAAGACAGGCAGCTCTTCTCGCTTTGCAGCATAAAGCAGAGCAAGCCATTGCCGTCCTGGATGATTCTG TTGTAACAGAAACTACAGGTAGTGTTTCAGGAGTAAGTCTGACATCAGAACTGAATGAAGAATTGAATGACTTAATTCAACGCTTTCACAACCAACTTCATGATTCTCAG ACACAGTCTGTGCCCGACAACAGAAGGCAAGCAGAAAGCCTTTCACTTACCAGGGAGATTTCACAAAGTAGAAACTCTTCAATGTCTGAACACCAGTCAGATGAGAAGGCACAGCTTTTTAACAAGATGCGAATGTTGCAgggtaaaaagcaaaaaatggaCAAACTATTAGGAGAGCTTCATACGCTTCGTGACCAACATCTAAATAACTCTTCCT GTTCTCCTCAAAGGAGTGTTGATCAAAGAAGTACAACTTCAGCTGCTTCTGGTCCTGTAGGCATAGTAACTGTAGTCAACGGTGAATCAAATAGTCTGGCGTCTGCTCCCTATCCTGATTCCCTGGTTTCTCAAAATGAGAGTGAAGAGGATGAAAACCTAAATCCAACAGAAAAGCTTCA gaaGCTAAATGAAGTTCGTAAGAGGCTGAATGAGTTACGTGAGTTAGTTCACTACTATGAGCAGACATCTGATATGATGACAGATGCTGTGAATGAAAACActaaggaggaggaagaaactgAAGAATCAGAAACTGATTCTGAACATGAGGATCCACAGCCTGCTACAAACATTAG GAACCCTCAAGGCATCAGTGGTTGGAGTGAAATAAACAGCAACTCAAATGTACAGTGTGGAACTAATAATAGAGATGGAAGACATCTTAATACAGACTGTGAAATAAACAACCGATCAGCTGCTAATATAAGGACTCTAAAAATGTCTTCTGCTTTAG ACTGTCATAATAGGGAGAATGACAAACACTTCGATCTACCCCAAGGTGAAGATGATGAAGTGGAAGAAGATCGAGTTAGTGAAGATTCCTTATCTAGTCACAGAAGCAGCCTGGGTGATGTTGCTGGAGATGCTGAGTTTGAGCAGAAGATCAATAGGCTTATAGCTGCAAAACAGAAGCTTAGACAGTTACAAAACCTTGCTGCTATGGTGCAG GATGATGATCCAGAACCTCAAGGAACAATTGCAAATGCATCTAATATTGGAGACTTGTTGGGCGAGATGGACGAGGCAAAGCAGCAACCAAATAATGTCCGAGCAAGTTCcaacaagttaaaaaaagatGTGCGACTAAATGAAAAAGCAAG AGAGAAGTTCTATGAAGCTaaacttcagcagcagcaacgGGAGCTTAAGCAGTtacaagaagaaagaagaaaactaattgaaatacaggaaaaaattcaaGTGTTACAGAAAGCTTGTCCTGACCTTCAA ttGGCAGCTGACCTGGGTAACTGCCCTGCAAACAGACAGACTTCACAAGTAACATCAACTCCAGCCATGAATGAGTGTAACACAGCTGATAAGCCTTTATTTGACTGTGGTGAATCTGTACCAGTAGGCAATGAG TTATGGTCTGAAATGAGAAGACATGAGATTTTAAGAGAAGAATTGCGACAGAGAAGAAAGCAACTTGAAGCTTTAATGGCTGAAGATCAGAGAAGGAGAGAGCTTGCAGAAACGATATCTACTGTTGCTGCATCTGTTAAAAGTGAAGGGTCGGAAGCTCAGTGTACTCCACAGCAAAGCAGGACTGAAAA GACAATGGCTACCTGGGGAGGTTCTACACAGTGTGCCctagaggaagaaaatggagGTGAAGACGGTTATCTCTCTGATGGAGTTGGTCAggcagaagaagaggaagaagatgcATCAAGTTTGAATGACAGTTTCTCTGTTTATCCCAATAACAATATACCAGAAAATGCCTATTTTGTTAAAGGAAACAGAGATAG GTGGAAAAATTGCCGTCCCCTTTCAGCAGATGGAAATTATCGTCCAGTGTCTAAGACCAGGCAACAACAAAACATAAGTATGAGGCGTCAGGAAAATTTTCGGTGGATGTCTGAACTTTCCTATGTGGAAGAAAAGGAACGATGGCAAGAGCAGATCAACCAGTTAAAGAAACAGCATGAATTTAGTGTCAGCATTTGTCAGACTTTGATGCAGGACCAGCAG acCCTCTCTTGCCTTCTACAGACTTTGCTTACAGGCCCCTATGGTATGATGTCAAATAATGTTGCATCTTCTCAGATACACCTTATTATGCATCAATTAAACCAGTGTTACACTCAACTGACTTGGCAGCAGAATAATGTCCAAAG gCTGAAGCAAATGTTAAGTGATCTTATGCAGCAACAAGAACAACAGTGTCAGGAGAAACCATCACGAAAGGAGAGAGGCAGTAGTGCACCACCACCTCCATCTCCTGTTTTCTGTCCATTCAGCTTTTCTCCACAACCTGTGAACCTCTTTAGTGTTCCAGGATTtactaatttttcttcctttgctccAG GTATTAACTATAATCCAGTGTTCCCGTCTGGTTTTGGAGATTTTGCACATAATATTTCACCAcgcagcagtgagcagcaggagcaacaACATCCTCTAGATCATAATACTTCTGGCAAAACTGAGTATATGGCATTCCCCAAACCCTTTGAAAGCAGTTCTTCTAATggagcagaaaaacaaag GAATCATAGACAACCtgaagaggaaatggaaaacataTCAACTTGGCTTAATGATAGCCAAGAAATCAAAAAAGATGATCAGTCTCAACTGAATGCAGGTTTTGCAGTTCCAGTACAAAATGTTGCTTCAGGTCATAAAAATCAGTGTGATACGAACAGGAGAAGAGAGTTTGATGAAGAGTCTTTGGAGAGTTTTAGTAGCATGCCTGATCCAATAGACCCAACTACTGTGACAAAGACATTTAGATCTAGAAAAGCATCAGCGCAAGCAAGCCTGGCATCAAAAGATAAAACACCCAGATCAAAGAATAAGAGGAAGAGTTCTTCTCAGCTGAAAGGCAGAAGCAAAAATACTG GTTATGAAAGTGCAAGTGCTTCTAGTGTGTGTGAGCCCTGCAAGAGCAATAAAATCAGACACACTGATGACGTGGTTCATGCAAAGGTGTTCAGCAAAAGGAATCAGGAGcaattggaaaaaataattaaatacagtaGATCTACAGAAATGTCTTCAG CGCATGCTAGGAGAATTCTGCAGCAGTCTAACAGAAATGCATGCATTGAAGCGCCAG aaactGGTAGTGATCTTTCTATGTTTGAAGCTTTGCGAGACACAATTTATTCTGAAGTAGCAACTCTTATTTCTCAAAATGAGTCTCGTCCCCACTTTCTTATTGAACTTTTCCATGAGCTTCAGCTGCTAAATACAGATTATCTGAGGCAAAGGGCTCTATATGCTTTACAG GATATAGTGACCAGACATTTatctgagaaaaatgaaaagggaaagtGTGCAAAATCACTTAATTCTGCAACATGGGTGGCATCAAATTCTGAACTCACTCCTAGTGAAAGCCTTGCCTCTACAGATGAT GAAACTTTTGGCAAGAACATTGCAGAAGCATGTCAAGATTGTGAACAACCTGATGCAGACAATGGGAGTATTATGTCTACTTCTTCAAATTTTGAACCCTTTGCCACTGATGACCTTG GCAACACAGTGATTCACTTAGATAAAGCTTTGTCTTGGATGAGGGACTATGAGCGTATGAAAGTTGAACCTGAAAGTACCCTTGACTCTGAGGGCTGCTCTAGTAATTTTCAGGGTGCTTCTACTGCTAAATTAGAAG gTCCAGGTACTGGTGAATGTCAGTCTGTGCCACAGTCAGGTGATGTTTCTGCAGTTCCATGTCCTCGTATAGATACTCAGCAGCTTGACCGGCAGATTAAAGCAATTATGAAAGAGGTCATTCCTTTTCTGAAG GAACACATGGATGAAGTATGCTCTTCTCAATTACTGACATCAGTAAGACGTATGGTCTTGACTCTTACACAACAAAATGATGAAAGTAAAGAATTCGTGAAGTTCTTTCATAAGCAGCTTGGCAGTATACTTCAG GATTCACTGGCGAAATTTGCTGGTAGAAAGTTAAAAGATTGTGGGGAGGATCTTCTTGTGGAGATCTCTGAAGTGTTATTCAATGAATTagctttttttaaactcatgCAAGACTTGGACAACAACAGCATTTCTGTAAAGCAGAGATGTAAACGAAAAATAGAAACTACTGAAGGAATGCAGTCTTATGTTAAagag GCAAAAAAAGGTCTCCAGGTGGATGTCTGTTCTTCTGTTGAAGATGTTGATGAGGACAAA GATAAGGATGAGACTGAAACTGCTAAACAAGCACCAGACTCAGAAGTGCGTGCTGGTAACGGAGTGCCTGAAAGTATTAGATCTGATGCGTCTGATcaagaggaagatgaggaaagTGAAAGAGGTCCAGTGGCAATAA GTTTATCAAAGGCAGAAACCCAAGCTCTGACTAACTATGGCAGTGGAGAAGATGAGaatgaagatgaagaaatagAATTTGAGGAAGGACCTGTTGATGTGCAAACATCACTACAAGCCAGCAGTGAAACAACTGAAAACGAACAG